Within Metabacillus sp. KUDC1714, the genomic segment ATGTATTGATTTTGCAATTGAGGCATTTTTACTTGGTGCAAAGTATAGCCGTTTTGGATACTATGGTGAATCGATGCAGTCAGCTAATAAAAGATGTCAGTCGGAGGAAAAACGGTTAATTGATGATTTATATGATTATTTTATTAACTGGGGTAATTTGACTGAGAAAGATATTTCCTTTGGAGAAGTTTATTTTGCATGTGAATATTATATTCAATCATGGTGGAAACTTGGGTTTACTAAAGGG encodes:
- a CDS encoding DUF2521 family protein produces the protein MNDIISLKQKRHQKELKYEKRMLRELSLTEIKSGIEGSFGSFAGKGKKEVIEDGCIDFAIEAFLLGAKYSRFGYYGESMQSANKRCQSEEKRLIDDLYDYFINWGNLTEKDISFGEVYFACEYYIQSWWKLGFTKGEKRYKLRLH